The DNA window GGCCGCGGCCGTGGCCTCGTCCAACAGGGAGGCGTTCGCCACCGGCAAACCCGTCAGCTCCGCGATCATGGTCTGAAAGACGAAGAGCGCCTCTAACCGACCCTGCGAGATCTCCGGCTGGTACGGAGTGTAAGCCGTGTACCAGGACGGGTTCTCCATGATCAAGCGGCGGATCACCGAAGGCGTGACCGTGCGGTAATAGCCCAGCCCGATCATCGAACGGCCGGGGTTGTTCAGGGCGGCCAACTCCGCCAACCGCTCGAGGACCTCGGCCTCCGACTTGGGCGCCGGCAAGTCCGGCGGATCGGCCCTGAGGTCGCCGGGCAGCGCCCGGTCCATGATGCGCTCGGCGGGGTCCAAACCCAAAGCGCGGCGGATGGCGGCGCCTGCGGCGGTGGCGACGGCATCGGCGGCAATGGCGGCGTCAGCCGGGGCGAAGCCAAGGTGGCGCTGAGCGAACTCCTCCGCCACTAGTGGGCGTCCTCAACCGTCAACGGGGCGTAGGCGTCGCAGTCCAGAAGGTCGCCCTGGGCGGTCGGGGCGACTTCGAACAGCCAACCTTCGCCGTAGGGGTCCTCGTTCACCAGCTCGGGGGCGCTCAGGACGGCCTCGTTGACGGCTGTGACCTGGCCGGACACCGGGGCGAACAGCGGCGAGACGGACTTGGTCGACTCGATCTCGCCGCATTCCGCGCCCGCCGAAACCGGATCGCCCACTGCGGGCAGGCTCAGGAACACCACGTCACCCAGCGACTGGGCGGCGAATTCGGTCACGCCCACGCGGGCCGTGGGGCCGCCGGGGTCGCGGACCCATTCGTGGTCGGCGGTGAAAAACAGGTCGGCGGGGATCGTCATGGTTGGCTCCTTGGTGTGCTGCGGGTAGTCGGTGGGTTTGCGCGCTTGGGACCCGTGGCGGCGCTGCCGCCACCAACCCCTGCCGCGTTTCTGGTATAGAACGGGAGGCTCGTCACCTCGTAAGGCGCGAGCTGGCCCCGGACGTCGATCTGGACCGGCGTGCCGGGAGCCGGCTCCGCTCCCTCGATGAAGGCTAGCGCGATTGGGCGGCCAAGGGTGGGCGACAACGCCCCCGACGTGACCCGTCCCCGGACCTGGCCGTCGATCAGGACTTGGTAGCCGGCCCTGGCCGCGCGGCGGCCCTCGCCCGCCAAACCGACCAGATGCTTGGTGGCCTGCCTTTGGCGAAGGGCCGCTTTGCCGACGTAGTCGCCCTGTTTGTCCCGCACGAACGCCCCCTGGCCGCCCTCAATCGGCGTGGTCTGGCGGTCCAGTTCGTGGCCGTACAAAGGCATGCCCGCCTCCAGGCGCAACGTGTCACGGGCCGCCAGGCCCGCTCTGACCAGGCCGAACGGTTCGCCCGCCCGGAGCAGTTCGTCCCACAGTTGGCGGGCCGCGCCCTGGCTGATAGAGATTTCGAAGCCGTTCTCGCCGGTGTAACCGGTGCGGGCCAGCACGACCTCGTGGCCGTTGAAAGTGGTCTCGGCCGCCCGGTAATAACCCAAATCGTTTGCCGCTTCGAAGCCCGCCGCCCTGAGGATTTCAAGGGCCTTGGGCCCCTGCACGGCGATCAGGGCCCTGTCCAGGGTGAAGTCGGTCAGCGTGGCTTCAAAACCGCGCAGCCTGGCCGCCAGCGCGTCCACCACCGGCTCGCGGTTGGAGGCGTTGGCGACCACGAAGAACCGGCCGCCGGCCAGCCGATAAACGATCAAATCGTCGATCACGCCGCCGTCCTGGGCCAAGATCATTGAGTACGAGGCCCGGCCCAGCGGCAT is part of the Bifidobacteriaceae bacterium genome and encodes:
- the gcvH gene encoding glycine cleavage system protein GcvH, giving the protein MTIPADLFFTADHEWVRDPGGPTARVGVTEFAAQSLGDVVFLSLPAVGDPVSAGAECGEIESTKSVSPLFAPVSGQVTAVNEAVLSAPELVNEDPYGEGWLFEVAPTAQGDLLDCDAYAPLTVEDAH
- the gcvT gene encoding glycine cleavage system aminomethyltransferase GcvT; amino-acid sequence: MSSEPRKSPLDPEHRAAGAKFTEFGGWELPLRFGSELAEHQAVRQAAGLFDLSHMAQLEVAGPQAGEALDYALMGGHSQMPLGRASYSMILAQDGGVIDDLIVYRLAGGRFFVVANASNREPVVDALAARLRGFEATLTDFTLDRALIAVQGPKALEILRAAGFEAANDLGYYRAAETTFNGHEVVLARTGYTGENGFEISISQGAARQLWDELLRAGEPFGLVRAGLAARDTLRLEAGMPLYGHELDRQTTPIEGGQGAFVRDKQGDYVGKAALRQRQATKHLVGLAGEGRRAARAGYQVLIDGQVRGRVTSGALSPTLGRPIALAFIEGAEPAPGTPVQIDVRGQLAPYEVTSLPFYTRNAAGVGGGSAATGPKRANPPTTRSTPRSQP